One part of the Rubrobacter radiotolerans DSM 5868 genome encodes these proteins:
- a CDS encoding YaaC family protein: MPDPASVGEALGREDIKQCRIEDHSPMARSPEIREKPGFLILCSYTENVADGIADGLGVVRARSTGGYYLRLPAQEITTSNILALYLVAFATATLVRYHPGYWTLLIRRSQGAYITPILSAAVDVVEEQFPCLVLERLG, translated from the coding sequence ATGCCTGATCCGGCAAGTGTCGGCGAGGCCCTGGGCCGGGAGGATATAAAGCAGTGCCGTATCGAGGACCATAGTCCTATGGCCAGATCACCTGAAATCCGTGAGAAACCCGGCTTTCTTATACTTTGTAGCTACACCGAAAACGTGGCCGACGGAATAGCCGATGGCCTAGGAGTGGTGCGTGCTAGAAGCACGGGAGGCTATTACCTGAGGCTGCCCGCTCAGGAGATAACAACCTCAAACATCCTAGCCCTTTACCTTGTAGCCTTCGCTACCGCTACTCTCGTTCGCTACCATCCTGGCTACTGGACACTTCTCATAAGGCGCAGCCAAGGTGCGTATATTACTCCTATCCTCTCCGCAGCCGTTGACGTTGTGGAGGAACAGTTTCCGTGTCTAGTGCTTGAGCGTCTTGGATAA